The nucleotide sequence TGTGGAATGGCCTGGCTTTGCACCCAGTCCAGCACCTCGATGATGCCGGTCTTGAGCTTGAGTTCACCCGTGCTCATCAGCTGATGGTAGTGGTGGCGGCAGCGCTGGCTCAGTTTCTCGGCAAGGCTACGGTCCTGAAAGTGGGCAGCGACATGGTCGAGGCTCTTGTTTACCGACAGCCCGACCATGCCCAGGATCACATGTTCGGGGATGGGAACGCCGATTTCAGCGGCAGCGCGCAGCCAGGACTGGCCGCTGACGCTCTCGGTGTCGATCATCAGACCATCCATGTCGAACAGGATGGCTTGCATGTTTGAATTCATTGGTTTGCTTTCCTCCAGCGTGTCAGCCTAATGTGGCAAGCCCCTGCCTGCAAGCATGATGACTCTGGTATAGTGGGTCGATCACCAAGTGAGCGAGGTCCATTGTGCAGTCTGTGCTGGTAGCGAATCCTAAGGGTGGTAGTGGCAAGTCAACTTTAGCCACCAATCTGGCAGGTTACTTTGCCTGTTCCGGTCGTAATGTCATGCTGGGCGACGTGGATCGTCAGCAGTCCTCATTGCGCTGGTTGCAGGAAAGGGCTCCGACATTGCCGGCGATTCAGGGCTGGGAAGTGTCTGCCGGTACGCCGGCCAAGCCGCCCAAGGGGACTGAAGTCATCGTTCTGGACAGTGGTGCCGGCTTGCACGGCAAAAAAATGGCCTCCCTGATCGCGCGGGTCGAGCGCATCATCATCCCGATTCAGCCTTCTCCTTTCGATATGTGGGCCAGTGGCGAGTTTTTTGAACAGCTGCTGGCGGAAAAAGCGGTCCGCAAGAACAAGGTATTCATGGCTGTAGTTGGCATGCGGGTTGATCCGCGCACCCGTTCGGCCAAGGAGCTGGAGCGTTTTCTGGCCGAGCACGATGTGCCGGTACTGAGCTGGCTGCGTGATACCCAGCTGTATGTGCAGGCGGCGGCTTCTGGCATGACCTTGTTCGACTTGCCAGCTTCGCGCACCCAGAAGGATAGGGATGCCTGGAAGCCCATTTTGCAGTGGTTGGGCGAGCCGCAAGATGGTTGCTGGTTCGATAAATAAATCTTCACTTGAAGAAATAATTGCTTGACGTGAAGAAATTGCCGGCGTAGATTTGGTTCGACATTGCGTGCGAGCCCAAGAGAGGCGTCGCAGGAGAATCCGTAAACGGGAGCCCATGAGGCTCCCGTTTTTTATTGGGGCCCCTGCATTTTTATCGACTACAGCCTGAAGGGAATACTTGCATGATTACTACCGAACTGAACTATGGCGACGTGTACCTCGTCCCCAAGAAAACCGTTGTCGACAGCCGCAAGGAGTGCGATACCTCGGTGCAATTCGGACCGCGTCGCTTTGACATGCCGATCTACCCTTCGAATATGAAATCGGTAGTCGATGAGGAAACCTGCGAAGCGTTTGCCCGCCTGGGCTGGTTCTACACCATGCACCGCTTCAATGTGGATGCTTGCCGCTTTACGGCAGCCATGCAGGAAAAAGGGCTGTTTGCTTCCATCAGTGTTGGCGTCAACGACGATACCTTGCAGCAACTGGCTGAGCTGAAAGCCGCCGGTCTGACGCCGGAATACATCACCCTGGACGTGGCCAATGCCTGGTGTGTCAAGGCCGAGCGCATGATCAAGCACATCAAGCAGCAGTTTCCCGGCAGCTT is from Aquitalea aquatilis and encodes:
- a CDS encoding AAA family ATPase — translated: MLVANPKGGSGKSTLATNLAGYFACSGRNVMLGDVDRQQSSLRWLQERAPTLPAIQGWEVSAGTPAKPPKGTEVIVLDSGAGLHGKKMASLIARVERIIIPIQPSPFDMWASGEFFEQLLAEKAVRKNKVFMAVVGMRVDPRTRSAKELERFLAEHDVPVLSWLRDTQLYVQAAASGMTLFDLPASRTQKDRDAWKPILQWLGEPQDGCWFDK